One Setaria italica strain Yugu1 chromosome I, Setaria_italica_v2.0, whole genome shotgun sequence DNA window includes the following coding sequences:
- the LOC101777502 gene encoding putative cyclin-dependent kinase F-2: MAACVEPTVTVRNHTAAGPAGLKRRRIAVGSVEQYEDISRLGEGAFGAVVKARHRATGRIVAIKRVGKAHGGHAALLREARFLKEASGGGANPFVVGFHGVVRRPDAFDLSLVMECVGPSLHDLLRQRPRGSPPLPESTVRAAMWLLLTGAKKMHGGHIVHRDIKPANILVGDDHRIVKLCDFGLAMSTDERPPYKPAGTLWYMAPEMLLEKPDYDERVDIWSLGCVMVELINNGSPLFQGFYGEGQLCAIFDVPGTPDDSTWPWFSSTAFATMVMPELDMQWENNLRELIPESKLSKEGFDVLSGLLTCNPEKRLTAAVALKHPWFDKIDVLELPKKEEFASPMSLQTKRRRMHIGLTCTDIDTSFK; this comes from the coding sequence ATGGCCGCCTGCGTAGAGCCCACCGTCACCGTCCGCAACCACACCgccgcggggccggccggcctcaagaggaggcgcatcgctgtcggcAGCGTGGAGCAATACGAGGACATCAGCCGCCTCGGCGAGGGGGCCTTCGGCGCGGTCGTCAAGGCTCGCCACCGCGCCACGGGCCGGATCGTCGCCATCAAGCGCGTCGGCAAGGCCCACGGCGGGCACGCTGCGCTGCTGCGCGAGGCGCGCTTCCTCAaggaggcgagcggcggcggcgccaaccCATTCGTCGTCGGCTTCCACGGCGTCGTCCGCCGCCCGGATGCCTTTGACCTCAGCCTCGTCATGGAGTGCGTGGGCCCAAGCCTCCACGACCTCCTCCGCCAGCGCCCCCGCGGGAGCCCGCCGCTGCCCGAGTCCACGGTGCGCGCCGCCATGTGGCTGCTGCTCACGGGCGCCAAGAAGATGCACGGCGGCCACATCGTGCACCGCGACATCAAGCCCGCCAAcatcctcgtcggcgacgaTCACCGCATCGTCAAGCTCTGCGACTTTGGCCTCGCCATGTCCACGGACGAGCGGCCGCCGTACAAGCCGGCCGGCACGCTGTGGTACATGGCGCCGGAGATGCTGCTGGAGAagcccgactacgacgagcgcgTCGACATCTGGTCCCTCGGCTGCGTCATGGTAGAGCTCATCAACAACGGGAGTCCTCTGTTCCAAGGCTTCTACGGTGAAGGACAGCTCTGCGCCATCTTCGACGTGCCGGGCACGCCTGATGACAGTACATGGCCGTGGTTCTCATCCACGGCTTTCGCCACCATGGTGATGCCGGAGCTGGACATGCAGTGGGAAAACAACCTACGCGAGCTGATTCCCGAGTCGAAGCTGTCCAAGGAAGGATTCGATGTCCTCAGCGGCCTCCTCACGTGCAACCCGGAGAAGAGGCTCACGGCAGCCGTGGCGCTCAAACACCCATGGTTCGACAAGATCGACGTGCTGGAGCTGCCAAAGAAAGAAGAGTTTGCATCGCCGATGTCCTTGCAGACCAAGAGACGGAGGATGCATATTGGTTTAACATGCACGGACATAGATACTTCATTTAAATAA